A window of Bradyrhizobium diazoefficiens genomic DNA:
CGCCCGTTCTGTCTCAATGTCGGCGAGATCTCGGTCGGCCGCTTTGCCGCGCGGGTGCGTGAGATCATGGCCGGGAAGAGGGAATTGGGGGCCATTGTCACGCCATTGCTGGACGCCAGGAGCGCCATGCGGATGCAGCTGGCAAGATTGCACGGCTTCGCTCTGACGGCGGCGCGGGGCGACAGCGCCGTGCGGCGATTGATGACACTGCCCGATGCCGTCGCGCTGGTTGCGCTGACGCTCCATGCCATCATCGACGATTCCGCGCGGTTCAGGAAGTCGACCAATGTCGGCGCCCATTTCGGCTTGACGCCGCGGCGATCCCAATCCGGACAGACCGACCGCATTGGCAGCATCTCCAAATGCGGCGACGAGCTGACACCGGCGATGCTGTACGAGGCGGCGATCGCGATTCTCACCCGCATTCCGAAGAACTTTAAGCTGCGGCTGTGGGGCCTGCGGCTGGCCAGGAAGAAGGGTTTGAAGCGCGCCGCAACCGCTGTCGCGCGCGCACTCGCCGTGCTGCTGCACAAGATCTGGATCGATGGCACCACCTTCCGGTTTGGCGCCGGCGGCAAGCGCGGCCGGGTCGCTGCGGCGATGTAAGGGCCTCCGCGACCCGGCCGCTTCCACATGCGCCTTCTCCTTCGGCCACGGCGGAGCGGCGTCTGTCGCGGGGACGGGCATTGGGGTGAGATCCAAGCTTTTCTTGCCGGCGGCTTCATGCCGACATTTGAAGCCATCGAGCAGGGCGCTGGTTAGCCTGACCGCCCATTGCTCAGATTCCGGCTTGTGGTGGCCATGGCGCCAACCACGGACGTTAGCGAGTTCTCCTCGACGAGCGAGTGGCTGCAAAAGGACGTGACGCGCACCAGGCGATGATATCGACGCCAGCGATCGCGCAAATTTGCGGGCGGTGGCGTTGGCGCGGGTGCATTGGAGGAAAGAATCGCATTGCGGAGAAGCTTTGCGCGTGAGAGAGTTGGCGCATGAGGCATCCTCGTTGCACGCGGGTCCGACTTGTTCACAACGCACTGCTTCACAACAAGAAGTTAGTGTCAGTACGTTAGGAAAGTTACGGCAGCAGCAAGCACTTGCGATGCAACGCTTTAACCGTGCTTTTGGTCCCCGATAGCACGAGCATGCGGTCCCCGATGGCACGAGGATTCTGGTCCCCGATAGCACGACGCGATTCACAGGTTATTCCCCGCCGGAGAGACGAGGCGGCGCTTGTTCGGTCGCGGGGTGAGCGACTCGACGTGAATCGGTGCGAAGTTCAATCGCTCTGCACCATTTGGATCATGCGTGATGAGAAGTTGATACCCGGGTAAGGTTTGGCGATGGACGATCTGGCGCAGGTCGTAAGCAAAGTGTTTGAGCGGCGACAGGCTGCCCGACTTGGCATGCAAGTGCACGAGATCGAAGCTCCAACCGCCACCTTGACGGCCACCATGCTTGCGCACCAGACGATAGAGCCAGCGCTCCAGGCCGCCAGTCAAATCGAAATAGGTGCGGTCAATGGTCAGCACGAGCGCTTCATTGACGACTCCTGTATAGAACCAGTCGGGCAGTATCAGCTCCACTCCACGAGGATGGCCTTGGACATCTGCTGTCTCCTTCCATTCGTTGATCCAGGAGAAGCGATGCGCGCGCCGCTCTGTCGGCTG
This region includes:
- a CDS encoding IS110 family transposase; amino-acid sequence: MSLEVTNVCPVDGDGRVVCEAKLETNPGAIELFLAEWAILLKRVGLEAFSYSASLFTALAEKGLPVTCIETWYAKAALNALLNKIDRNDAKDIAQIMRIGWFRAVHVESAGAQTLRALLVGRKAMLGEVLDMDNMICVLVRPFCLNVGEISVGRFAARVREIMAGKRELGAIVTPLLDARSAMRMQLARLHGFALTAARGDSAVRRLMTLPDAVALVALTLHAIIDDSARFRKSTNVGAHFGLTPRRSQSGQTDRIGSISKCGDELTPAMLYEAAIAILTRIPKNFKLRLWGLRLARKKGLKRAATAVARALAVLLHKIWIDGTTFRFGAGGKRGRVAAAM
- a CDS encoding replication initiator protein A, translated to MPDGKFPAAGRRCSERDRLDLFRALPGDLAPRDAQDLMAYPFFSLAKSKRIVPIDFRAGTITIRVEAVPEHGMATIWDADVLIWAASQIVEARDAGLKTSRLMAATPYEILTFVGRGTSVRDYDRLKAALDRLQSTTVLTSIRQPTERRAHRFSWINEWKETADVQGHPRGVELILPDWFYTGVVNEALVLTIDRTYFDLTGGLERWLYRLVRKHGGRQGGGWSFDLVHLHAKSGSLSPLKHFAYDLRQIVHRQTLPGYQLLITHDPNGAERLNFAPIHVESLTPRPNKRRLVSPAGNNL